Proteins from one Deinococcus misasensis DSM 22328 genomic window:
- a CDS encoding DUF1775 domain-containing protein, producing MLKKMFAVAAALLSSVVFAHATVKTETGLTESLAGKSETYRLQVPVEKDLATTEIRMVVPDGVKVSRFIPVPGWTRTVEKDANGRITAVTWKGNLEPMEFIRFFFAATNPADAGTISWKVYQTYSDGTVVPWDDSAAETPASKTTLK from the coding sequence ATGTTGAAGAAAATGTTTGCTGTTGCCGCTGCGCTCCTGTCTTCTGTTGTTTTTGCCCATGCCACCGTGAAGACCGAAACGGGTCTGACCGAGAGCCTTGCGGGGAAATCTGAAACCTACCGCCTGCAGGTGCCCGTAGAGAAGGACCTGGCCACCACCGAAATCCGCATGGTGGTCCCGGATGGAGTCAAGGTCAGCCGCTTCATTCCGGTGCCTGGCTGGACACGCACCGTGGAGAAGGACGCCAATGGCCGCATCACGGCTGTGACTTGGAAAGGCAATCTGGAACCGATGGAGTTCATCCGTTTCTTCTTTGCTGCCACCAACCCGGCGGATGCGGGCACCATTTCCTGGAAGGTCTACCAGACCTACAGTGACGGGACGGTGGTGCCATGGGATGACTCCGCTGCGGAAACCCCGGCCAGCAAGACCACCCTCAAGTAA